The genome window CCACGGATGTAGCCGTTACCGGCTGGTTGACGCGTGAGCCTGGCCGTGGCCTGGTCCTGCTTGGCAGCGGCGGGATGTTAAGGGAGAGGAGCCGCTCGCATGGGGGTCGATGGGAGAGGCGTGCTGAAAATGATTCTaggctagggatggcaacggggaattccccgtcgggttttagctccccaaacccgtccccgcgacgaaaaaatttccccgcggggatccccacgaatgcttgcgggggacatttcttccccatccccgttccccgcggggataaatccccgTCGGGTATCCCCATCCCCacttaaattataattaaatcgtacttcatttgttattaatgtaaaacattgtcacttatacacattgttagaTGTAAAAATCATTATGTATGCATTAAAATCAATGTATTTGTACAACGGGTGATCTCCTGACAAGGTAATTCtgtatttttatcattaactattacatgaaaacattgtcacatgtaagtttaacgggtccccgcggggaacggggatggggaatgcttccccatccccgtttacccgtcggggGAGAATTTTCCCCCATTTACATCCCCGTGGGGGAAGGAACTCccccatccccatcccctaatagaggaattccccgcggggaatcggggatcgggtccccattgtCATCTCTATTCTAGGCTACCGGGAGGTGGAtacgtggtgttttacttgatctTGTGAAAGAGTTTGATGTATTTTGGCTGGAATTGTGGAGGGGTTGTGTGGGATTTGGATTGTCGATGGGGCAGGGAGGTCGGAGGAGTCGCCTGAGCGCTGCGTTCAGGCCCTGTTTGGCATAGCTCCGACTCCTCTAAAAATGACTCCCGCGCGCTCTGACGTCTCTTCAAGAACATCTCCTCTATAGGTGTCAGTGTTTTTTTTACAAATCGTTTGACAAAACGGCTCCTCTTAACGCGAGAGGAGAGTGAGAGGAGGAGCCGCTAGGAGTCATTTTTTTGTTCTGGCTCCTCTATATAAAAATGGCTCCAGCTTCTCAGCGCTCTTTGTTATAAGCTCTTTTTTTAAACAGTTTGATATGGCTTCTCCAAGAGCCAGAGCCGGTTTAGGAGCCCTCCCAAATAAGCCCTCACTCCAACATTCCAGATGATGTTGAGCATCCTTCCCATATTTGAGCCGCAAGATTCATTCAAGAGAATGTCAGGTCCGCAAGATTCATTCCAGAGAATGTCAGGTGGCCACACGGCACCTCGTTTCCGTGGAACAAATTTCGTAAGAAGTAAACGTTCAGTTCTCATATATAGGAAGTGACGGAATATTTCAGATGCACAAGTACTCTAGGAGCTTAATCTGATTGAGGTGTAAGTACTACTAAGCTCGTTTACAACCAAACAAAATTTGTCAGAAGAATCAACTTCACCTCCGTATATATGTGGGTGTGGTGTAGTTTGCCGTACCCGTACACAGAAATACAGTACATAAAAAAATCAACGTACGTACGTGTAAAACTCACTCCTCTAAGCGCCGGCCATGGTCCATGCAAGGGTCGTCCTTACCGGTAGCTGCGGTAGGTGGGGGTGTACATGCAGCTCTCCGCGTACTTGACGAGGTCGTCGGGTCGGGGCAGGCGGCTGGCGAGGCCGAGCTCGTAGGCCTTGGCGGCCACCTTGGCGGCGATGCGGGCGGAGATGGCGCGGATGTTGGTGAAGGGCGGGAAGATGAGGCCCTTGGCGTAGTGCGCCTCGGTGACCTGCTCCGCCAGCGCCTCCGAGGCGGCCAGCAGCATGTCGTCGCGGACGCGGATGGCGCCCGAGATGACGACGCCGAGGCCGAAGCCCGGGAAGATGTAGGCGTTGTTGGACTGGCCCGGCACCAGCGCCCTGCCGTCCAGCTCCACCGCGGGGAAAGGGCTGCCGCTGGCGAACACCGCGCGGCCCTCGGTCCACGTGTACGCCTGCTCCGCCGTGCACTCCGAGTGCGACGTCGGGTTGGACAGCGCGAAGACCACCGGCCTCTCGTTCTGGGACGCCATGGCCTCCACCACGTCCTTGGTGAAGGTGCCGCCCTTGCCCGACGTGCCGATCAGCACCGTCGGCTTCAGGGACCGCACCGCCTCCAGCAGGGTCTCCACCGCCCCGTGCTCGTGCGCCCACGGCTTCTTGAACGCCTGCAGCGACTCTTTCCGCGACGCCACGATCAGGCCCCTCGAGTCCATCAGCCAGATCTTGGGCCGGCACTCTTCGATCGGGGACCCAGTCTGTTTTTTTTTGTATTTATATATTAATTAGCCAACGCATCAGGAACAGGTACCTACCTTACTTGTCCTTAAAAAGTATGGTGGATCGACCTTACATGTTTTGACATCTCAAGAGCAATGAGCTCGGCAATGCCAGTCCCGGCCTGCAAAAGTCGTAGACAGCAACGTACAGTAGTCAGCGAAAAGCAGTCCAAAGCTCTGATCGGGTATATGCAAATCGACTGGCCTCGCCGGCACCGAGGAACAGGTAGGTGTGGTCTGCAAGTGTCCCGCCGACCACCTTGAGCGCCGCCAAGAGGCCTGCGAGGACCACGGAGGCCGTTCCCTGCAACAAAAATCAGCATCGACGTACGTACAGAGCTGCATAAGCTATAGGCGCCTATACTACCTGGATATCGTCGTTGAAGACGAGATGGCTCTCCCTGTACTTCTCGAGCAGGTCAAAAGCGTTGTGGTTCGCAAAGTCTTCGAACTGCACGTCATATATATATAGAGATGAGagaggtcaaaaagaacatcgcgACGCGTTTCAGAGAATGGCGGAGGCCCGCCAGCCACCCAAGAAGGCGAAGCGAAAACCAACAGCAGCTAGCAGCTGACCTGGGTGAGGACCTTCTCGCCGTAGTTTTGCTTGACGGCGGCCATGAACTCCTCGACAAGTTCATGGTACTCCTAAACACAAGTCACGTCTCAATGACCCAGCAGACAAGAGAGATCGATTACTTACTACTACAATTAAGTGGAAGGGATGACTGTGGGTGACCTCGCCGGTGGCACGCCTCTGGCGGAGGCCGATGTAGAAATCGTCGTTGAGCAAGGCCTCGTTGTTGGTGCCGACGTCGATTGTGATGGGCAGGCACTGCAGCAGCGTCCAAATCATTCGCTtgccatgccatgccatgccatgttggaaccggaccgccgacacaCGACGTGTCCGTCGGGGCCGCCCGCACAAACGGCGCGCCCATCCAGGTtgtcgggccgcgacacacgcgcccgcacgcatagcagcgggctttaggtctcttgggccaacactcccaAAAAGCTAGTCTGTCAGGGGTTGCGCCCTCAACCTTATAAACCATGCTATCACACTCTCACcacacaatgtgggactattcccaacaatctCCCCCTCACCCATTGTGAGCCGAAATTTGTCTGAGAATGCACTGGATCAACCTGACTCTAATACCAATTGTTAAAACCGGACCGCCGACACACGACGTATCCGTCGGGGCCACCCGCACAAACGGCGCGCCCATccaggctgtcgggccgcgacacacgcgcccgcacgtatagcaacgggctttaggtctcttgggtCAACACTCCCAAAAAGCTAGCCTGTCAGGGGGTTGCACCCTTAACCTTATAAACCATGCTATCACACTCTCACCACACAACGTGAGACTATTCCCAACATGCCATGCATCATCAAGGAAAAGCTAAGCGCCTAAGCGGAAAAGAGCAGCGCCGCTTACAGCTGACGGGCGGACACCTCCGAGGGCGGTGTAGAGGGAGAGCTTGCCAACGGGAATCCCCATCCCCTGGCAGCCGAGATCCCCGAGGCCGAGGATGCGCTCGCCGTCGGTGACGACGATGACCTGGATGCTCCTCTCGGGCCAGTTCTTGAGCACCTCGAGGATCTTGCCCCTGATCGAGAAGGCAAATAGGCAATGCAACGCGTTCGTTAAGCACAGAGCATGCaatagaaagagagagagagagagacagacaAACAAACAGACTGCTTCCGGCTTAGTTAGCAGCTTACTTGTCCTTGAGGCTGATGTAGAGCCCCTGCGGCCGGCGGTAGATGCTGCCGTACTTCTGGCAGGCCTCCCCGACGGTGGGCGTGTAGACGACGGGGAGCAGCTCCTCGACGTTGTCGATGAGGAGCTTGTAGAAGAGCCTCTCGTTGCGCTCCTGCAGGTCCATCATGGCGATGTAGCGGTGCAACGGCCGCTCGTACTGCCGCAGGTTGTGCATGAGCTTCTTCTCCTGCAGCTCCTGCGACGCCAGCGCGGGCGGCAGCAGGCCCCGCAGGTAGTGCGCGTCGCGCTCCGCCTCCGAGAAGGCCAGGCCCTTGTTGTGGCGGGGGTCGCGCAGCAGGGTGTAGCCGCTGGAACAGGGAGGAACGAACAACAAAGAAACGTGTCGTCAGTTCGTCACACGTCGTCATGCTCCTCGGTGACGCGCGAGAGGCCGTGAGCACGTAACCTTGCGACGGAGAAGGCCCATGGCGTGATGAGCTGCTCCTCTGTGGCGCGGTCCTCGCCGTACGCGTCCCCAACGCCGCCGCCCTCCATGTCGACCGACCGCCGGGGCGAAGACAATGGACAGCTCCTGCTGATGTTTGTTTCGCCGCGCAGGTTACAACGGAAGACGTACGGATGTGGAAGAagaagcgacgggcggtgtggcgCGCATTTATAGCGGTCTCGAGACTCGAGACCCTCCGGATCGGGCGCCGCGGCGTGTGGAAGGGAGGAAAGCTCGGGGACGCGAATAATAAGCACAGCGGCGAGGATGGAAAGCCAAAGGAACTTGTGGGAAGGTGGTGTGTGTCTCCTGGATGTGGTGGCCGGCCCGGTGAGTTCCgggtatagatggccaataagTACAAGGCCTGTGAGCtcggcacgaagcccgctgtttGAGTCCAGTCCGAGTCTGCCACGGTTCGATTATATGCGGGTCCGGAtcggcccggcacgaataagcgggccgggctcggacaggaaactaggcacggtgggaTAGCCCGGCACGGCCAGTTTACCTCTAAGCTCATTAAGCCagctttttttacactaaaacatgcTTACCGGTCTTCATAGCCCGCTTTTCGGTctgcttttttcgtgctaaacgggtcgGGCTGGGACAGGAAATTGAGCCCGCGTGCTTAGACGGTCCGGCTcggttttctaaccgtgcctggcgggccgggcttcaccggggcgggccgggccgggcgggccgggccgggcgggccgggccgggcggcccgtttggccatctctagttCCGGGTGACGCATGGGCGCAAAGTAGAGAACCAAACAAAGGACCGAGGTCCGAGGCCTTGTTGGTTTGTCCGGGATCTACTATGAAATCGTTCAATAGGTAAGATATTAGATGGGAATACAAAGTTATATACATACCTACTAAAGAAAAAAACTATACACATACCCGTCACCTTTATAGGTACAAAATTATCCTATACCCACCACTATAGGAGTAGGACTCGTCTTCTTTGCCTAGTGCCATATATACTAGGCAATACTCGACAAAGGCTTTGTCTAGTGTTGCACCCGGCAAAGAGAAGTCGGCAATGAAAGAATCGGTAAAGTCTCTTTGCCGAGCGCTATTTCTCGAACACTCGGGAAAGACTTTGCCTAGTGCTACACGGCACTTGGCAGAGCAAAGTCTCCATGACGGTGGGAGGCACGGTAACGAAGTCTTTGCCTAGTGTAGCACTAAGCAAAGGtggctcctttgccgagtgccgcactaggCAAAGACACCACCTTTGCTGAGTGCAGCACTAGGCAAAGGCTGAGTGCAGCACTAGGTACAAAGGTGACTCCTTTGTTGAGTACAACACTAGGGAAATGTGGTGTCTTAGTCGAGTACAACACTAGGAAAAAGTGGTGTCT of Zea mays cultivar B73 chromosome 8, Zm-B73-REFERENCE-NAM-5.0, whole genome shotgun sequence contains these proteins:
- the LOC103635691 gene encoding NADP-dependent malic enzyme, chloroplastic, whose amino-acid sequence is MEGGGVGDAYGEDRATEEQLITPWAFSVASGYTLLRDPRHNKGLAFSEAERDAHYLRGLLPPALASQELQEKKLMHNLRQYERPLHRYIAMMDLQERNERLFYKLLIDNVEELLPVVYTPTVGEACQKYGSIYRRPQGLYISLKDKGKILEVLKNWPERSIQVIVVTDGERILGLGDLGCQGMGIPVGKLSLYTALGGVRPSACLPITIDVGTNNEALLNDDFYIGLRQRRATGEEYHELVEEFMAAVKQNYGEKVLTQFEDFANHNAFDLLEKYRESHLVFNDDIQGTASVVLAGLLAALKVVGGTLADHTYLFLGAGEAGTGIAELIALEMSKHTGSPIEECRPKIWLMDSRGLIVASRKESLQAFKKPWAHEHGAVETLLEAVRSLKPTVLIGTSGKGGTFTKDVVEAMASQNERPVVFALSNPTSHSECTAEQAYTWTEGRAVFASGSPFPAVELDGRALVPGQSNNAYIFPGFGLGVVISGAIRVRDDMLLAASEALAEQVTEAHYAKGLIFPPFTNIRAISARIAAKVAAKAYELGLASRLPRPDDLVKYAESCMYTPTYRSYR